A window of the Candida orthopsilosis Co 90-125, chromosome 1 draft sequence genome harbors these coding sequences:
- a CDS encoding Sxm1 protein (S. cerevisiae homolog SXM1 has transporter activity, has role in mRNA export from nucleus and localizes to cytoplasm, nucleus), with protein MDKDSLLHALGGTLNADQQVRKNSEESLHVYEQQPGFTSYLLDLITEPGIQLGTQIAAAIFFKNRILNYWIAPENTKQPTSYFLLENEKADIKNKLVPTLIKAYKINQIKFSLSTALNGILSYDKWDELTPMISNLLSSQDQDQIFVGLICLYEYVKSYRWAGLESKNFSNPVMENITQEVFPIIEQLAQTLISNDSSNVTDEMLYLIVKSFKNATFSSLPTYFVDVNKLGLWCNIHISIINKPLPKEVLEEDIVEQRALHPRVKAVKWCFANMNRLLNKHGGGYLTKENNDFTQVFLTNFVPEILNAYWKIIEEWSTKKIWLSEASLFYMISFLELIIETPCWELVGDKLDAVIKHLILPSLQATEETVELYEDDTFEYIRRFFDVNREQKTSDVSAINFVYRLSNKKFKSTINVIFSIINDIFTQRISDRGNQEIAMKTEGALRILSTISYKLDTKSSPCHGQVDKMLETYVLPELSNGNSIKAPWLTARACDTIAMFHNHHYSDVQVLEKIFQGIISCFQNESQFPIQLTAADALATLVQEDSVAAHVSEQAPQLLENLLEKSKKYESDILTHVMDTFVEKFAKSLEPYAVELGTKLVEQFLRLGNEILESQSAGGAIETDKEYQASGLLSTLTTLILSTSHASKIGTRLENVVQELINFVLENAMVVFLTEIVEIMESLLYLNQEVSNTMWTIYQSVIDAFETYAYEYFDSFQPFFVGIINKGFTNPQVTMEHPYAQSMMNVCFGILKQDDMDPIFAHAAFEDIELTILAMNTRLASVLPNFLNEVFDIYHNLDAQNAFDGYMLHRLSLLRILFASIFVDPVNTMNIIGSKGFTVEFYKLWIKHSDDFQSVYGCKLQIFAALAILKTDVVKNIPEDLVGETVDLLINNLAALPNAIRTKNSILTNEISQKDQVKAEEKDDDENDEYAEIGDFNDEYEMDEAEMEALKETPIDNTNGFEEFVRVFLSMQQNEPEKYHVLFGELDDSKKDMIQELVRVTQQTRR; from the coding sequence ATGGATAAAGATTCACTTCTTCACGCCTTGGGTGGTACTTTAAACGCTGATCAACAAGTCAGAAAAAACAGTGAAGAGTCATTGCATGTCTATGAGCAACAGCCAGGATTCACGAGCTACTTGTTGGACTTGATCACCGAGCCCGGTATTCAATTGGGTACACAGATTGCAGCTGcaattttcttcaaaaataGAATCTTAAATTATTGGATTGCTCCTGAAAATACAAAGCAACCTACTAGTTATTTCCttcttgaaaatgaaaaagctGATATCAAGAACAAGTTGGTCCCCACCTTGATTAAAGcatacaaaatcaaccagatcaaattttctttgtcgACTGCATTGAATGGGATATTGAGTTATGATAAATGGGACGAATTGACACCGATGATCTCGAATTTGCTTTCATCACAGGACCAggatcaaatttttgtgggtttgatttgtttataCGAATATGTCAAGAGTTATAGATGGGCAGGTCTTGAGCTGaagaatttttcaaatcctgTTATGGAGAATATCACACAAGAAGTATTCCCAATTATTGAACAATTAGCCCAaacattgatttcaaatgacAGCAGCAATGTTACAGATGAGATGCTCTACCTCATTGTAAAGTCGTTCAAGAATGCCACGTTCTCGTCACTCCCTACGTATTTCGTCGATGTGAACAAATTGGGTCTTTGGTGTAATATACATATTCtgatcatcaacaaaccaCTACCAAAGGAGGTTTTGGAAGAAGATATTGTGGAGCAACGAGCATTGCATCCTAGAGTTAAGGCTGTAAAGTGGTGCTTTGCCAACATGAACCGTTTATTAAACAAGCACGGTGGTGGATACTTGaccaaagaaaacaatgaTTTTACCCAAGTGTTTCTCACCAATTTTGTTCCTGAAATTCTAAATGCTTATTGGAAGATTATTGAAGAGTGGTCAACCAAGAAGATTTGGCTAAGTGAGGCCTCTTTATTCTATATGATCTCCTTTTTGGAACTTATTATTGAAACACCATGCTGGGAACTAGTTGGTGATAAATTGGATGCTGTGATCAAGCACTTGATACTTCCATCCTTACAAGCTACTGAAGAAACAGTAGAGCTATACGAAGACGACACATTTGAATACATTAGAAGGTTCTTTGATGTCAATAGAGAACAAAAAACGAGTGACGTGTCTGctatcaattttgtttacaGACTCTCCAACAAGAAGTTTAAGCTGACTATAAATGTGATTTTCAGTATAATCAATGACATTTTCACTCAAAGGATTAGTGATCGCGGGAACCAGGAGATTGCAATGAAAACGGAAGGTGCCCTCCGAATCCTTTCCACTATTTCCTACAAATTGGATACCAAATCATCGCCATGCCACGGACAAGTCGACAAGATGCTCGAAACGTACGTTCTTCCTGAGTTGTCAAATGGAAACTCTATCAAGGCGCCGTGGCTTACTGCAAGAGCTTGTGATACGATTGCCATGTTCCACAATCATCACTATAGTGACGTGCAAGTTTtagaaaaaattttccaagGAATCATTTCATGTTTTCAAAACGAGAGccaatttccaattcaattgacaGCTGCAGATGCATTGGCAACGTTGGTTCAAGAGGATTCAGTAGCGGCTCATGTTTCCGAACAAGCACCACAATTGTTAGAAAACTTGTTGGAGAAATCTAAGAAGTATGAAAGTGATATTTTGACCCACGTTATGGACACTTTTGTGGAGAAGTTTGCTAAAAGTCTTGAACCATATGCTGTTGAGCTTGGAACTAAATTGGTTGAGCAATTCCTTCGTTTAGGAAATGAAATCCTTGAACTGCAAAGCGCAGGAGGTGCGATTGAAACTGATAAGGAGTACCAAGCAAGTGGTTTGTTGAGCACGTTAACCACTTTGATTCTTTCCACTTCTCACGCTTCTAAAATAGGAACACGTTTGGAAAATGTggttcaagaattgatcaattttgttttggagaATGCAATGGTAGTGTTTTTGACTGAAATCGTTGAGATTATGGAATCATTGTTGTATTTAAACCAAGAAGTGTCAAACACCATGTGGACAATATATCAAAGTGTTATAGATGCATTTGAGACTTATGCATATGAATATTTTGACCTGTTTCAACCATTCTTTGTGGGTATTATTAACAAAGGATTCACCAATCCCCAGGTAACCATGGAACACCCATACGctcaatcaatgatgaacGTTTGTTTCGGTATTTTGAAGCAAGATGATATGGATCCAATATTTGCCCATGCAGCATTTGAAGACATTGAATTAACCATTTTGGCTATGAACACTAGACTAGCTTCCGTATTACCCAACTTCTTAAACGAAGTCTTTGACATTTATCACAACTTAGACGCCCAGAATGCATTTGATGGGTATATGTTACACCGTTTATCATTGCTTCGTATTCTTTTTGCCTCCATTTTTGTTGACCCAGTCAACACAATGAATATTATAGGATCAAAGGGTTTTACTGTGGAATTCTACAAATTATGGATCAAACATAGTGATGATTTCCAAAGTGTTTACGGGTGtaaattgcaaatatttGCAGCCTTGGCTATTCTCAAAACTGACGTGGTAAAGAATATTCCGGAAGACTTGGTTGGTGAAACGGTTGATTTACTCATAAACAATTTGGCGGCTTTGCCCAATGCAATCAGAACCAAGAACTCCATATTGACTAATGAGATTAGTCAAAAGGACCAAGTCAAAGCggaagaaaaagatgatgatgaaaacgATGAATATGCAGAAATTGGCGACTTCAATGATGAGTATGAGATGGATGAGGCAGAAATGGAAGCTCTTAAGGAAACACCTATTGACAATACCAAtggatttgaagaatttgttcGAGTATTCCTTTCCATGCAACAAAATGAACCTGAAAAGTATCATGTATTGTTCGGTGAATTGGATGACAGCAAAAAGGACATGATTCAAGAGCTTGTAAGGGTCACTCAACAAACAAGACGTTAA
- a CDS encoding Rrp7 protein (S. cerevisiae homolog RRP7 has role ribosomal small subunit assembly, rRNA processing and localizes to UTP-C complex, CURI complex) gives MAKTEVKGFQILPVNIEGTKSTHYIYFKKHDTRTNTDSTNNTSIFMCNLPILSDSQTIKKFLQTVALGATIESYTQSYLTDSTEDIWLDLTKLTSDLPLDNTDETASKLPKNCAIVTFIDKSSFSLAFNSLKKLSSNASVSTWPMKEITTSYFLNIYKSKVLDKEKLSEEVAQALKDFDNAEQESIENLQNQASLVDEDGFQLVVGSHRKTKAGILGKQNLASTVESEKAKSKMKKKEKQDFYRFQLRQRKKEEMNELLSKFKADQEKVRLMREKKRFRPY, from the coding sequence ATGGCAAAAACAGAGGTTAAAGGGTTTCAAATACTACCTGTAAACATAGAGGGAACAAAGTCAACGCATTACATATACTTTAAAAAACATGATACCCGAACTAATACAGATAGTACCAATAATACATCCATCTTTATGTGCAACTTACCAATACTAAGTGACCTGCAAACGATTAAGAAATTCTTACAAACTGTTGCTTTAGGGGCAACTATTGAGAGCTACACCCAATCATATTTGACTGATAGTACCGAAGACATATGGCTAGATTTAACGAAATTAACATCTGACTTGCCGTTAGATAACACCGATGAAACTGCTAGCAAATTACCCAAAAATTGTGCGATTGTTACATTTATCGACAAGAGCTCCTTTCTGTTGGCTTTCAActcattgaagaaattatCATCCAATGCTTCGGTATCTACGTGGCCAATGAAGGAGATTACAACTTCGTACTTTCTCAATATCTACAAACTGAAAGTATTGGACAAAGAGAAATTATCAGAAGAAGTAGCACAAGCATTGAAGGACTTTGACAATGCAGAGCAGGAGAGTATTGAAAACTTGCAAAACCAAGCAAGTTTGGTCGATGAGGATGGGTTCCAATTGGTTGTTGGATCCCACAGGAAAACAAAGGCAGGTATACTTGGGAAGCAAAATTTGGCTTCTACTGTTGAAAGCGAAAAAGCAAAGAGTaagatgaaaaagaaggagaagcAGGATTTCTATAGATTCCAGTTGAGGCAGCGTAAGAAAGAGGAAATGAACGAGCTCTTGAGTAAGTTCAAAGCTGATCAAGAGAAGGTGAGGTTGATGAGGGAAAAGAAGCGTTTCAGGCCGTACTAA
- a CDS encoding Abz2 protein (S. cerevisiae homolog ABZ2 has 4-amino-4-deoxychorismate lyase activity, has role in acid biosynthetic process and localizes to cytoplasm): MRAKQFSSNKYVALIGDPNKLRRTHSQYIQIMKSLQLDEELKTIHAEYIDKYFPNFNAPTIKADDFEILSTIRYDPSLSKHPPTTYNEISALNIFLLSEHVARLQYTFKFFHHLYKTPFDSEVTEEYLLAQIVESLEQSGKSVDKPYKIRGLFQLDGSSKLEIHETTKRKNLLSGLDSDLHGNNTVAQASNNLGTKSGEWDVYINTKSTPISPFTSFKTTKRDVYSEARKVLPGLKPGQEEVLLFNSQKQLMEGSITNVAIKRKSDDKWVTPLLSSGCLCGVARHFLLCRNYIEEDIIPIKDISIGDEVLLFNGIMGVLRGKIVG; encoded by the coding sequence ATGAGAGCGAAGCAATtctcatcaaataaataCGTCGCGCTTATTGGAGATCCAAACAAGCTCAGAAGGACCCATTCACAATACATCCAAATTATGAAATCACTTCAGTTAGATGAGGAATTGAAGACCATTCATGCTGAGTACATAGATAAGTACTTCCCCAATTTCAATGCCCCCACTATCAAAGcagatgattttgaaatattgtCGACAATCAGGTATGATCCATCACTATCAAAACATCCACCAACAACGTACAACGAAATATCGGCTTTGAATATCTTTCTTCTATCAGAACATGTTGCGAGATTACAATAtacattcaaatttttccaCCATTTATACAAAACACCATTCGATTCCGAAGTCACTGAGGAATATTTATTGGCGCAAATCGTTGAGAGTCTTGAACAGCTGGGAAAGTCTGTGGATAAACCATACAAGATACGGGGATTGTTTCAATTAGATGGgtcttcaaaattggagatTCATGAGACAACAAAGCGAAAGAACTTACTACTGGGGCTAGATCTGGATCTTCACGGAAACAATACTGTTGCTCAAGCTCTGAATAACTTGGGAACAAAGTCCGGAGAATGGGATGTATACATAAACACCAAGAGTACTCCTATTTCCCCATTCacatcattcaaaactaCTAAACGAGACGTCTATAGTGAAGCAAGAAAGGTTCTTCCAGGTTTGAAACCAGGTCAGGAAGAAGTAttacttttcaattctcAGAAACAGTTGATGGAAGGATCTATTACCAATGTTGCAATCAAGAGGAAAAGTGACGATAAATGGGTCACCCCACTATTGAGTTCTGGTTGTTTATGTGGTGTTGCTAGGCATTTCTTACTATGCAGAAATTACATTGAGGAGGACATCATTCCGATAAAAGATATATCCATCGGGGATGAAGTGTTGTTATTCAATGGTATCATGGGTGTTTTAAGGGGAAAAATTGTAGGTTga
- a CDS encoding Ser2 protein (S. cerevisiae homolog SER2 has phosphoserine phosphatase activity, has role in L-serine biosynthetic process and localizes to cytoplasm, nucleus), whose translation MSAKTFYALTLIVHEDQSAESIVLTIDKFVTESLHASFGKTQLSSRVWDYELEIDNYPKALGLIKTQCLNQPYDLILQPSLTRRDKQLFIFDMDSTLIYQEVIELIAAYAGIEDKVAEITTRAMNGEIDFNESLRERVSLLRGIDSTTIWKELEEKIEITNGVRPLSKALKKLGCVLGVCSGGFIPLAEHIKNELGLDYAYANTLGVDEKNILNGETIGDIVNGERKAELLLEIAQKHGIDPRNAVAIGDGANDLKMMSVAGFGIAWNAKPKVQLQAPACLNTKSLLDVLYILGYSDVDIKDLLE comes from the coding sequence ATGTCAGCGAAAACTTTTTATGCTTTAACTTTAATTGTTCACGAGGATCAATCAGCTGAATCTATTGTATTAACAATAGACAAATTCGTCACTGAATCATTACATGCTAGTTTCGGTAAAACTCAGCTTTCTTCACGTGTTTGGGACTACGAACTCGAAATAGATAACTACCCAAAGGCGCTTGGTTTAATCAAAACACAATGTTTGAATCAACCATACGATTTAATTCTCCAGCCAAGTCTTACTAGAAGGgataaacaattgttcaTTTTCGACATGGACTCAACATTGATATATCAAGAAGTGATTGAATTAATTGCAGCGTATGCAGGAATTGAAGATAAAGTAGCTGAAATAACAACCAGGGCAATGAATGGAGAGATCGATTTCAATGAAAGTTTGAGAGAACGTGTTAGTTTACTTCGTGGGATCGATTCAACAACGATAtggaaagaattggaagaaaaaatcGAGATTACCAATGGTGTAAGGCCATTGAGTAAagctttgaagaaattagGGTGTGTGTTGGGTGTTTGCTCTGGTGGTTTCATTCCTTTAGCTGAACATATCAAGAATGAATTGGGATTAGATTATGCTTATGCAAACACGTTAGGAGTCGATGAaaaaaacattttgaatGGTGAAACTATAGGTGACATAGTCAATGGAGAAAGGAAAGCTGAGCTCCTATTAGAAATAGCTCAAAAGCACGGGATTGATCCTAGGAATGCAGTTGCTATAGGTGATGGGGccaatgatttgaaaatgatgtCGGTTGCTGGTTTTGGTATTGCATGGAATGCAAAACCAAAGGTACAGCTCCAAGCCCCTGCTTGCTTGAATACCAAGTCGTTGCTTGATGTGTTGTACATTTTGGGCTACAGTGATGTGGATATTAAAGACTTGTTAGAATAA
- a CDS encoding Yos1 protein (S. cerevisiae homolog YOS1 has role in ER to Golgi vesicle-mediated transport and localizes to endoplasmic reticulum membrane, integral to Golgi ER to Golgi transport vesicle), whose amino-acid sequence MFGLGKLFYVIVLAINGIAVLSEDRFLNRIGWGSTTASANGNANLQNQFNQFNTGLESSEGSIKTKLINLISAVRTLLRIPLIAVNILIILYEIVLG is encoded by the coding sequence atgtttgGCTTGGGTAAATTATTTTACGTCATAGTGTTGGCCATAAATGGAATAGCTGTTCTAAGTGAAGACAGGTTTTTGAATAGAATTGGATGGGGATCAACAACTGCTTCAGCAAATGGCAATGCTAATTTACAGAATCAATTTAATCAGTTTAACACCGGGTTGGAGAGTAGTGAAGGATCAATCAAGACTAAGTTGATCAATCTAATAAGTGCGGTTCGAACATTATTGAGGATACCGTTGATTGCTGTGAATATATTGATAATCTTATATGAGATAGTGTTAGGTTGA
- a CDS encoding transcription factor produces MSDYPGSNSEDLSLPKATVQKIIAEILPKDIAISKEAREAITECSIEFIMMLSTQSNDIAEKEAKKTIASDHVVKALEELDFNNYLEIINKILSEQKELLKGKEKRNNKFQSSGLSEEELLRQQEELFKKSRDRLQSQSGSPPHEVKQEESS; encoded by the coding sequence ATGTCTGATTACCCAGGATCAAATAGTGAAGATTTGTCACTACCTAAAGCAACAgttcaaaaaattattgCTGAAATCTTACCAAAAGATATTGCCATATCAAAAGAGGCAAGAGAAGCAATAACGGAGTGCAGTATCGAGTTTATAATGATGTTATCTACACAACTGAATGATATTGCTGAAAAGGAAGCCAAAAAGACTATTGCGTCTGATCATGTTGTGAAAGCATTAGAAGAATtagatttcaacaattacCTTGAAATAATAAACAAGATTCTAAGTGAACAGAAAGAGTTACTAAAGGGGAAGGAGAAAAGGAATAACAAGTTTCAAAGTTCAGGATTGAGTGAGGAGGAGTTGTTGAGGCAGCAGGAGGagttattcaaaaagtcaaGAGATCGTTTACAAAGTCAATCCGGTTCGCCCCCACATGAAGTCAAACAGGAAGAAAGCTCATAA
- a CDS encoding Sgt2 small tetratricopeptide repeat (TPR)-containing protein — protein sequence MSSVSSKDIALSIIGFLKQSVADKTIAEDFVESMDVAIDCIADAFEVNKDDDKSVIDSKFHGRSLSELVKASVASSSSAGASEKESNKDAKPSSIIVDDATKERADQLKLEGNRLMGAKDYAGAIAKYTEAIGLDPTNVVYLSNRAAAYSSAQKHTQAVEDAEKAIKLNPEFSRAYSRLGLAQYALGNPKEAMEAYKKGLEVEGDKPSDGMKKGYETAKKRVEQDLENSISASDRSGENESESGFRSAPGTGAGGLPDFSSLFGGAGGSDNPFANLMNNPQMMQAAQSMMSNPGAMQEMLNNPAIRQMAQSLGLGGPDGPDLSNIMNNPMLNQFMGGRGNNSNNEGGQGGNNES from the coding sequence ATGTCATCAGTTTCTAGTAAAGATATCGCTTTATCAATAATCGGGTTTTTGAAGCAATCCGTTGCTGACAAAACTATTGCTGAAGATTTTGTGGAGTCGATGGACGTCGCCATTGATTGTATTGCCGATGCATTTGAAGTGAACAAAGACGACGACAAATCAGTTattgattccaaattcCATGGTAGATCATTGTCTGAATTGGTCAAAGCCTCAGttgcttcatcatcttcagctGGTGCTTCCGAAAAGGAATCAAACAAAGATGCCAAACCATCATctatcattgttgatgacgCCACCAAGGAAAGAGctgatcaattgaaacttgaaGGTAACAGATTGATGGGAGCCAAGGACTATGCAGGTGCAATTGCCAAGTACACTGAAGCCATTGGATTAGATCCAACCAATGTTGTCTACCTCTCTAATAGAGCCGCTGCATATTCATCAGCACAAAAACACACTCAAGCAGTTGAAGATGCAGAGAAAGccatcaaattgaatccTGAGTTCTCCAGAGCTTACTCTAGATTAGGTTTAGCTCAGTATGCTCTTGGAAACCCAAAAGAGGCAATGGAAGCATACAAGAAAGGTTTAGAAGTTGAAGGTGATAAACCATCAGATGGTATGAAAAAAGGATATGAAACTGCTAAAAAGAgagttgaacaagatttggaaaattcgATTTCCGCCTCTGATAGAAGCGGCGAGAATGAAAGCGAGTCTGGATTCCGATCAGCACCAGGTACTGGTGCTGGCGGTTTGCCAGACTTCAGCTCGTTGTttggtggtgctggtggATCAGACAACCCATTTGCTAATTTGATGAACAACCCACAAATGATGCAAGCAGCTCAAAGTATGATGTCAAATCCTGGTGCTATGCAAGAAATGCTCAACAATCCAGCTATTCGTCAAATGGCTCAATCTTTGGGATTAGGTGGACCTGATGGGCCCGATTTGTCCAACATCATGAACAACCCTATGCTTAATCAATTTATGGGAGGTAGAGGAAACAATAGCAATAATGAAGGTGGACAAGGTGGTAATAATGAGTcatga